A genomic segment from Candidatus Tanganyikabacteria bacterium encodes:
- a CDS encoding dipeptidase — MTTPKARSYHDLAVDLHNRVPVVDGHADTLDRSLEEGVALGPAQPMLHIDVPRMKAAGVNLQVLSLWVPPDLKGERALRRAMAMAACFHAARRADPDVRLVASVADVDVARPGFVLSFEGAEPLADDPHLLDAWYALGLRMIALTWNGRNGFADGLTVGDRPSGITGLGQDLLRRMRDLGVVLDLAHIAEAGFWHALELTEGPVVVSHANARALCSHPRNMTDDQLRAIAGRGGLVGACVVPKFLGEEAALEDVARHVLHMVEIAGADHVGLGCDFDGVTSLPRGVAGIQDLPALTALLLERGLAEEDMAKILGGNWLRVFGQVWM; from the coding sequence ATGACTACGCCGAAAGCCCGATCCTACCACGATCTCGCCGTGGACCTGCACAACCGTGTGCCGGTCGTCGACGGCCACGCGGACACGCTCGATCGGTCGCTCGAGGAGGGCGTCGCCCTGGGGCCGGCCCAGCCGATGCTGCACATCGACGTCCCGCGGATGAAGGCGGCCGGCGTCAACCTGCAGGTCCTCTCCCTGTGGGTGCCGCCCGACCTCAAGGGCGAACGGGCGCTGCGCCGCGCCATGGCCATGGCCGCCTGCTTCCATGCGGCCCGCCGCGCGGATCCGGACGTGCGCCTCGTCGCCTCGGTCGCGGACGTGGACGTGGCCCGGCCCGGCTTCGTCCTGTCCTTCGAGGGGGCCGAACCGCTCGCCGACGATCCTCACCTGCTGGACGCCTGGTACGCGCTGGGCCTGCGGATGATCGCCCTGACCTGGAACGGCCGCAACGGTTTTGCCGACGGGCTGACGGTGGGTGACCGGCCCTCGGGAATCACCGGCCTGGGCCAGGACCTGCTGCGGCGGATGCGGGATCTCGGCGTCGTGCTCGATCTCGCGCACATCGCCGAGGCCGGCTTCTGGCACGCCCTGGAGCTCACCGAAGGCCCCGTCGTGGTCAGCCACGCCAACGCCCGGGCGCTGTGCTCGCATCCGCGCAACATGACCGACGATCAACTCCGGGCGATCGCCGGCCGGGGCGGCCTCGTGGGCGCCTGCGTCGTCCCCAAGTTCCTGGGCGAGGAGGCCGCCCTCGAAGACGTCGCCAGGCACGTCCTGCACATGGTCGAGATCGCCGGCGCCGATCACGTGGGACTCGGCTGCGACTTCGACGGCGTCACCTCCTTGCCCCGCGGTGTGGCCGGCATCCAGGATCTGCCGGCCCTCACCGCGCTCTTGCTCGAGCGGGGCCTGGCCGAGGAGGACATGGCCAAGATACTAGGCGGCAACTGGCTCCGCGTGTTCGGCCAGGTCTGGATGTAG
- a CDS encoding phosphoglucomutase/phosphomannomutase family protein, translating to MAASFTFDNVERVAQASCDHLKARHPDWASRPLIVGYDTRFMSERFAAAAARVGAANGFRVLFSRVPATTPNLSWLVKQTGASAAFIITASHNPYEYNGFKLKADFGGSAPTADTEDVERRLGGSEDVRREGGRPPERIDPRAPYLDQLRNLVDVDGMRNRLAPRRGVTTGLRWPDLFVAADAMHGAGAGYLSELFGYARPQTDLAPPQFLAEIRTGRDPLFGGTNPEPISPNLSALVDLVRKEATRYPMALGVGFDGDADRIGAVDGSGLFVNSHQILALILRHLVETKGWSGGVVKTFSTSRLVEKLAASYGLPVHEVPIGFKYICDLMLREDILIGGEESGGIGIKNHIPERDGLLCGLLLMEIALSRGKGLAAQIADLHETFGPHHYDRVDLTLRDRAALSELLASLAKSPPGSVDLLRVTDVQTLDGVKLVFDDGAWLLFRGSGTEPVLRIYAEAPEPEEVKRLLRYGRELAKDAGQPVGMLGH from the coding sequence ATGGCCGCGTCGTTCACCTTCGACAACGTCGAACGCGTGGCGCAGGCAAGTTGCGATCACCTCAAGGCCAGGCACCCGGACTGGGCGTCCCGGCCCCTCATCGTCGGCTACGACACGCGCTTCATGTCGGAGCGCTTCGCCGCCGCGGCCGCCCGGGTCGGCGCGGCAAACGGCTTCCGCGTCCTGTTCTCGCGCGTTCCAGCCACCACCCCCAACCTCTCGTGGCTGGTCAAGCAGACCGGCGCCTCGGCCGCGTTCATCATCACCGCGAGCCACAACCCCTACGAGTACAACGGCTTCAAGCTCAAGGCCGATTTCGGCGGCAGCGCGCCCACGGCCGACACCGAGGATGTCGAGAGGCGCCTGGGCGGCAGCGAAGACGTGCGCCGCGAGGGCGGCCGGCCGCCGGAGCGAATAGATCCGCGCGCTCCTTATCTCGACCAGTTGCGCAACCTGGTGGACGTCGATGGAATGCGCAACCGCCTCGCTCCCCGGCGCGGCGTCACGACCGGCCTGCGCTGGCCCGACCTGTTCGTCGCCGCGGACGCCATGCACGGCGCGGGCGCCGGCTACCTTTCGGAACTCTTCGGCTATGCGCGGCCGCAGACCGATCTCGCACCGCCGCAGTTCCTTGCCGAGATCCGCACCGGTCGCGATCCGCTCTTCGGCGGCACCAACCCGGAGCCCATTTCGCCAAACCTCTCCGCCCTGGTCGATCTGGTACGCAAGGAGGCCACCCGCTACCCGATGGCCCTGGGCGTCGGGTTCGACGGCGACGCCGACCGCATCGGCGCGGTGGACGGCAGCGGATTGTTCGTCAACTCCCACCAGATCCTGGCGCTGATCCTGCGCCACCTGGTCGAGACCAAGGGCTGGTCGGGCGGCGTCGTCAAGACCTTCTCCACGAGCCGCCTGGTCGAGAAGCTCGCGGCCTCCTACGGCTTGCCCGTCCACGAGGTCCCCATCGGCTTCAAGTACATCTGCGACCTGATGCTGCGCGAGGACATCCTCATCGGGGGCGAGGAATCGGGCGGCATCGGCATCAAGAACCACATCCCCGAGCGGGATGGCCTGCTCTGCGGCCTCCTTCTGATGGAGATAGCTTTGTCCCGGGGCAAGGGGCTGGCCGCCCAGATCGCCGACCTGCATGAGACATTCGGGCCGCACCACTACGACCGGGTCGACCTGACGCTGCGCGACCGCGCCGCGCTCTCCGAGCTTCTCGCATCGCTCGCCAAGTCCCCGCCCGGCTCGGTCGATCTGTTGCGCGTCACCGACGTGCAGACCCTGGACGGTGTCAAACTGGTTTTCGACGACGGCGCCTGGCTCCTTTTCCGCGGCAGCGGCACCGAGCCTGTCCTGCGCATCTACGCGGAAGCGCCCGAGCCCGAAGAGGTCAAGCGGTTGCTCCGGTACGGCCGCGAGTTGGCCAAGGATGCCGGACAGCCCGTCGGGATGCTGGGACACTGA
- a CDS encoding DUF898 domain-containing protein, producing MTPERRFAFHGRGGAVFGIYAVTILLSILTLGIYYPWGKVRLKRYFYSQTEFEGDRFSYHGTGRELLVGWLKVLLALGVLYGGIMAAAFALPDDDPLQILVSILLGLAGWALVPVALVGSQRYRLSRSSWRGIRFSFRGTIREFFPIFARGSLLTALTLGLYTPFFQNDLRRYQVGHSFFGTTALSYDGEGRKLFPKFLAAIVLTPLTLGLYWFWYQAARDRFFWSHTCVAGARLRYDVKGGDLLLIALGSALALGFTLGLAYPWVRAAAMRFKLEHLVVAGDLDLDAVVQDARDASSAGEGLADFVAESLFDIELGL from the coding sequence GTGACGCCCGAGCGCCGGTTCGCCTTCCACGGCCGCGGCGGCGCGGTGTTCGGCATCTACGCGGTGACCATTCTCCTCTCGATCCTGACGCTCGGCATCTACTACCCCTGGGGCAAGGTCCGGCTCAAGCGCTACTTCTACTCGCAGACCGAGTTCGAGGGCGATCGCTTCTCCTACCACGGCACGGGTCGCGAGCTGCTGGTCGGCTGGCTCAAGGTGCTCCTGGCGCTGGGCGTGCTGTACGGCGGCATCATGGCGGCCGCGTTCGCCCTGCCGGACGACGATCCCCTGCAGATCCTGGTGTCCATCCTGCTCGGCCTGGCCGGCTGGGCCCTGGTCCCCGTGGCGCTGGTCGGCTCGCAGCGGTACCGGCTCAGTCGCAGCTCCTGGCGTGGCATCCGCTTCTCGTTTCGCGGGACCATCCGCGAGTTCTTCCCGATCTTCGCCAGGGGCTCGCTCCTCACGGCCCTGACGCTGGGCCTGTACACGCCCTTCTTCCAGAACGACCTGCGGCGCTACCAGGTGGGCCACTCGTTCTTCGGCACGACCGCCCTCTCTTACGACGGCGAGGGGCGCAAGCTGTTTCCCAAGTTCCTGGCGGCAATTGTCCTCACGCCGCTCACGCTCGGGCTGTACTGGTTCTGGTACCAGGCGGCGCGCGACCGCTTCTTCTGGTCGCACACGTGCGTGGCGGGGGCGAGGCTGCGCTACGACGTGAAAGGCGGCGACCTGCTCCTCATCGCGCTGGGGAGCGCGCTGGCCCTGGGGTTCACGCTCGGCCTCGCCTACCCCTGGGTGCGCGCTGCCGCCATGCGGTTCAAGCTGGAGCACCTGGTCGTGGCGGGGGACCTGGATCTCGACGCCGTGGTGCAGGACGCTCGCGACGCTTCTAGCGCCGGCGAGGGACTGGCCGACTTCGTGGCCGAGTCCCTCTTCGACATCGAACTGGGCCTGTGA
- a CDS encoding D-alanine--D-alanine ligase encodes MTDRLRVAVLYGGNSSEREISLASGEVVFKHLDPAKFAARLVDLRELLPGGTVDLAEFARATDVAFIALHGPGGEDGRLQGLLELYGVPYTGSGVLASALAMEKSVAKAIYRQAGLPVARDLVFAAHEVRAMAASSAVARVGAELGWPAVVKADNQGSTRGVQIARSPEEFGAAWEEAAHYGSAVLVEEFVAGREFTVPVLGGAAPEAFPVVEIVPKAAEFFTYEAKYAPGGSDEIVPARIGAELTRRLQDLGVAAHTALGCWGVSRTDVLVSEDRGPVLLETNTIPGMTEGSLLPKSVKAAGWTFAQFAEKLIDWALERFPDAARPSPAAMR; translated from the coding sequence ATGACAGACAGATTGCGCGTGGCGGTCCTCTACGGCGGCAACTCGTCCGAGCGGGAAATCTCCCTGGCCAGCGGCGAGGTCGTCTTCAAGCACCTAGATCCGGCCAAGTTCGCGGCGCGGCTGGTGGATCTGCGCGAGTTGCTGCCGGGCGGCACCGTGGATCTCGCCGAGTTCGCGCGCGCGACCGACGTCGCCTTCATCGCCCTCCACGGGCCCGGCGGCGAGGATGGCCGGCTGCAGGGCCTGCTGGAGCTTTACGGCGTGCCCTACACCGGCTCGGGCGTGCTTGCCAGCGCGCTCGCCATGGAGAAGTCCGTGGCCAAGGCCATCTACCGGCAGGCCGGCCTGCCGGTCGCCAGGGATCTGGTCTTCGCGGCCCACGAGGTGCGGGCCATGGCCGCGTCCTCGGCGGTCGCCCGCGTGGGGGCCGAACTGGGCTGGCCCGCGGTCGTCAAGGCCGACAACCAGGGCTCGACCCGGGGCGTGCAGATCGCCCGCTCCCCCGAGGAGTTCGGCGCGGCGTGGGAAGAGGCGGCGCACTACGGGAGCGCCGTGCTGGTCGAGGAGTTCGTCGCGGGGCGCGAGTTCACGGTACCCGTGCTGGGCGGCGCGGCTCCCGAGGCCTTCCCGGTCGTCGAAATCGTGCCCAAGGCCGCCGAGTTCTTCACCTACGAGGCCAAGTACGCGCCCGGCGGATCGGACGAAATCGTGCCGGCGCGCATCGGCGCCGAGTTGACGCGCCGCCTGCAGGATCTGGGCGTTGCCGCCCACACGGCCCTGGGCTGCTGGGGAGTGTCGCGCACCGACGTGCTGGTGTCCGAGGATCGCGGACCGGTGCTGCTCGAGACCAACACCATCCCCGGCATGACCGAGGGCAGCCTCCTGCCCAAGTCGGTCAAGGCCGCCGGGTGGACCTTCGCGCAGTTCGCCGAGAAGCTCATCGACTGGGCGCTCGAGCGCTTCCCCGACGCGGCCCGGCCCTCGCCGGCCGCCATGCGCTAG
- a CDS encoding bifunctional phosphoglucose/phosphomannose isomerase translates to MPSFALDAESVRTRDPQDMLGRVYRLADVAGPAFARGAAWRPPALRPRQILVAGMGGSAISGDLARTLLAPAWDIPVAVWRQPGLPRWASPADLLVFLSYSGETSETLAAFGEAAARGIPGVAITVGGTLAARAGAAGIPILPLSPGWQPRAALGELYFTLLGVLHALGAPIDPEPALATLRARREEYGPATRDNLAMRIAATLQGTGAHNGGPRLPAAVFGVASSTEAVALRWKCQLNENAKATVLYNVFPELTHNEIVNLATAGPTRGPLIVLRDPADPPLLRRQVDAAIDLLGGAAYDLQGEGPDALARQLSLVLLGDYASVYLAVLAGVDPMPVEPIVALKGRMNAGGTE, encoded by the coding sequence ATGCCGTCATTCGCCCTCGACGCCGAAAGCGTCCGCACTCGCGATCCGCAGGACATGCTGGGTCGGGTGTACCGCCTCGCGGACGTGGCGGGGCCGGCCTTCGCCCGCGGCGCGGCCTGGCGCCCGCCCGCCCTGCGCCCCCGGCAGATCCTCGTCGCCGGGATGGGCGGCTCGGCCATCAGCGGCGACCTCGCGCGCACGCTCCTCGCGCCGGCGTGGGACATCCCGGTCGCCGTCTGGCGGCAGCCGGGCCTGCCCCGCTGGGCTTCGCCGGCCGACCTGCTGGTGTTCCTCTCGTACTCCGGGGAGACGAGCGAGACCCTGGCGGCATTCGGCGAGGCGGCGGCCCGCGGCATCCCCGGCGTGGCGATCACGGTCGGCGGGACGCTGGCGGCCCGCGCCGGCGCCGCGGGAATCCCCATCCTGCCCCTGTCACCCGGATGGCAGCCGCGGGCGGCGCTGGGCGAGCTGTACTTCACGCTCCTGGGCGTCCTGCACGCCCTGGGGGCGCCGATCGACCCCGAGCCCGCCCTGGCAACCCTGCGAGCCAGGCGCGAGGAGTATGGCCCGGCCACCCGGGACAACCTGGCCATGCGCATCGCCGCCACGCTGCAGGGCACTGGTGCGCACAACGGCGGGCCCCGCCTGCCGGCGGCGGTGTTCGGCGTGGCATCGTCCACCGAGGCCGTGGCGCTCCGCTGGAAGTGCCAGCTCAACGAAAACGCCAAGGCGACCGTGCTCTACAACGTGTTTCCCGAGCTCACCCACAACGAGATCGTCAACCTCGCCACGGCCGGCCCGACGAGAGGCCCCTTGATCGTCCTGCGCGATCCGGCCGATCCGCCGCTCCTGCGGCGGCAGGTCGACGCCGCGATCGATCTCCTGGGCGGCGCCGCCTACGACCTGCAGGGCGAGGGCCCCGATGCCCTGGCTCGCCAGCTTTCCCTCGTGCTGCTCGGCGACTATGCGAGCGTCTACCTGGCCGTCCTGGCCGGCGTGGATCCCATGCCCGTCGAGCCGATCGTGGCGCTCAAGGGCCGGATGAACGCAGGGGGGACCGAATGA
- a CDS encoding M48 family metallopeptidase, with amino-acid sequence MSDLPRRRQPGAVWEGHYYDGASPHRHDVRVEVTEAGLVVQFADGQETLWHYDDLLQTQGFHAGEVVRFEHGPESLAVPDAGILRAIRLLAAGYAQRFHDPRSRSLEWPIFIGAAVAAAGLLVAGWVWGLPAATGFAADRIPVAWEEELGRSVTENLAPRDKRCGDPARLAAIEGMVARLVGDGSRYRYKVAVAREDVVNAFAAPGGHVVVFSGLLERTRRPEELAGVLAHEIEHVEQRHATRALLRDLSLRAVIGLIAGDAGALQAAISAAGTLAGLQYRRHDEEAADVAGMKRMQRIKADPQGMVSFFEILDKENPDLAGPLAYLSTHPRTGDRIARLRNMAAEAAYRPEPLLPGRAWDEVKRLCR; translated from the coding sequence TTGAGCGATCTGCCGCGCCGGCGCCAGCCGGGAGCCGTCTGGGAAGGGCACTACTACGACGGCGCGTCGCCGCACCGCCACGACGTCCGGGTCGAGGTCACCGAAGCGGGCCTGGTCGTACAGTTCGCGGATGGCCAGGAAACGCTCTGGCACTACGACGACCTGCTGCAGACGCAGGGCTTCCACGCCGGTGAGGTGGTCCGGTTCGAGCACGGGCCCGAATCGCTCGCCGTGCCCGACGCCGGCATCCTGCGGGCGATCCGGCTGCTCGCCGCCGGTTACGCGCAGCGGTTCCACGATCCCCGCTCCCGCTCCCTCGAGTGGCCCATCTTCATCGGCGCGGCGGTCGCGGCGGCGGGATTGCTGGTCGCCGGCTGGGTCTGGGGCCTGCCCGCGGCGACGGGCTTTGCCGCCGACCGCATCCCGGTGGCCTGGGAAGAAGAACTCGGGCGCTCGGTCACCGAGAATCTGGCGCCCCGGGACAAGCGCTGCGGGGATCCGGCCCGCCTGGCCGCGATCGAGGGGATGGTGGCCAGGCTCGTGGGCGACGGCTCGCGCTACCGCTACAAGGTGGCCGTGGCCAGGGAAGACGTGGTGAACGCGTTTGCCGCCCCGGGCGGCCACGTCGTCGTGTTCTCGGGCCTCCTGGAGCGGACGCGCCGGCCCGAGGAACTCGCCGGCGTGCTCGCCCACGAAATAGAGCACGTCGAACAGCGCCATGCCACGCGGGCCTTGCTGCGTGACCTGTCGCTGCGAGCCGTCATCGGCCTGATCGCCGGCGACGCCGGGGCGCTCCAGGCGGCCATCTCCGCGGCCGGCACGCTGGCCGGCCTGCAGTACCGGCGCCACGACGAGGAGGCCGCCGACGTGGCGGGGATGAAGCGCATGCAGCGGATAAAGGCCGATCCGCAGGGCATGGTGTCGTTCTTCGAGATCCTGGACAAGGAGAATCCCGATCTGGCGGGCCCCCTCGCCTACCTGTCCACGCACCCCCGCACGGGCGATCGCATCGCGCGGCTGCGGAACATGGCCGCGGAGGCCGCGTACCGCCCGGAGCCGTTGCTACCCGGGCGAGCCTGGGACGAAGTCAAGCGCCTCTGCCGCTGA
- a CDS encoding C40 family peptidase, giving the protein MLRAPRAEVGLAFRHLATGEAWTHNDRRFPAGDLVRLPLALATYKAAADGQIALSRRVALGEGGEVTLRDLIRRTLQGEDRLAPGLLLDHVSLDDLNRILTEWGMARTLLDGPPSDATLHVTTPHEIAGLLARLVHGDDLPPGARQEALSFMRLARVPAALRKLSAAAADPAHLRGVGEGFRHLVFVNQGPGGYLLAILTEGRIGEAALAKVVATVDSYYRAAHENLGRVQSVLEAERTRLAPDARTVAWDVKPVWRDGKLELVGRASVPEWPEVVTACRESSEAPVVDQVKRLGATPPRAIALAPVIHLRRGPGHAFEMMSQVVMGTLLDVLEAGEEWWQVRAPDGMIAWARSTNLQPATDRDAERWRTREQVLITSPLVTAPRLTHGSVTLSAGTRLAFVGRRRDDLLGRTPGREEVLLPAAACRHVPADDGSNPLRAGLSEPTPELLIRMAHSFLGVPYLWGGTSGWGLDCSGFTQLVFQMAGIQLPRDSDQQLALGQAHGPVTQVKDLAPGDLVFFKSHVGLFLGRGEFIHASAPAGCVTVNALIPGAQHYASALAKRFLGGGRVLGASRQASAAEALDFVPGSPG; this is encoded by the coding sequence GTGCTGCGGGCACCACGGGCCGAGGTGGGCCTGGCGTTCCGGCACCTGGCCACGGGCGAAGCCTGGACCCACAACGATCGGCGCTTCCCGGCGGGCGATCTCGTGCGCCTGCCGCTGGCGCTGGCGACCTACAAGGCGGCGGCGGACGGCCAGATCGCCCTCTCCAGGCGCGTCGCTCTCGGGGAGGGCGGGGAAGTCACGTTGCGAGACCTCATCCGGCGGACGCTCCAGGGCGAGGACCGGCTTGCGCCGGGCCTGTTGCTCGACCACGTCTCGCTCGACGATCTCAACCGCATCCTCACGGAGTGGGGCATGGCCCGGACCCTGCTCGACGGGCCGCCAAGCGACGCCACGCTCCACGTCACCACGCCCCACGAGATCGCCGGCCTGCTCGCGCGCCTGGTGCACGGCGACGACCTGCCGCCAGGCGCGCGCCAGGAGGCGCTGTCGTTCATGCGTCTCGCGCGGGTGCCGGCCGCGCTGCGGAAGCTCTCGGCCGCTGCCGCCGATCCCGCGCACCTGCGCGGCGTGGGGGAGGGCTTCCGGCACCTGGTCTTCGTCAATCAGGGCCCCGGGGGCTACCTCCTGGCGATCCTCACCGAGGGGCGCATCGGCGAGGCCGCCCTGGCAAAGGTCGTCGCCACGGTCGACTCCTACTACCGGGCCGCCCACGAGAACCTGGGGCGCGTGCAGTCGGTCCTGGAAGCCGAGCGCACCCGGCTGGCGCCCGATGCCCGGACGGTGGCCTGGGACGTCAAGCCCGTCTGGCGCGATGGCAAGCTGGAGCTCGTAGGCCGCGCGTCGGTACCGGAATGGCCCGAGGTGGTGACGGCTTGCCGCGAATCTTCGGAGGCGCCCGTGGTGGACCAGGTCAAGCGTCTGGGAGCCACGCCGCCGCGAGCCATCGCCCTCGCCCCGGTCATCCACCTGCGGCGCGGCCCGGGCCACGCGTTCGAGATGATGAGCCAGGTCGTCATGGGCACGTTGCTCGACGTGCTCGAAGCCGGGGAGGAGTGGTGGCAGGTGCGGGCGCCCGACGGGATGATCGCGTGGGCCCGCAGCACCAACCTCCAGCCGGCGACCGATCGCGACGCCGAACGCTGGCGCACCCGGGAGCAGGTCCTGATCACCAGCCCCCTCGTCACGGCGCCACGCCTTACCCACGGCTCGGTGACGCTGTCGGCGGGCACGCGGCTGGCCTTCGTGGGCCGCAGGAGGGACGATCTGCTGGGCCGCACGCCCGGCCGCGAGGAGGTCCTGCTGCCGGCAGCCGCCTGCCGGCACGTCCCGGCCGACGACGGCTCGAATCCCCTTCGCGCCGGCCTCTCCGAGCCGACGCCGGAGCTCCTGATCCGGATGGCCCACTCGTTCCTCGGCGTGCCCTACCTCTGGGGCGGGACCTCGGGCTGGGGCCTGGATTGCAGCGGCTTCACCCAGCTCGTGTTCCAGATGGCCGGCATCCAGTTGCCCAGGGACTCGGACCAGCAACTGGCTCTGGGGCAGGCACATGGCCCTGTCACTCAGGTCAAGGATCTGGCGCCCGGCGATCTGGTCTTCTTCAAGAGCCACGTGGGCCTGTTCCTCGGCCGCGGCGAGTTCATCCACGCGTCGGCTCCGGCCGGTTGCGTCACGGTCAACGCCTTGATCCCCGGCGCCCAGCACTACGCGTCGGCGCTCGCCAAGCGCTTCCTGGGCGGTGGCCGCGTCCTGGGGGCCAGCCGGCAGGCCTCAGCGGCAGAGGCGCTTGACTTCGTCCCAGGCTCGCCCGGGTAG
- a CDS encoding CBS domain-containing protein yields MATVGELMTRDVTTVPPDATVHEMLRIWDQRHFGAFPVVADGRLVGIVTEGDLLYKESPIRPPVVLALLDALIPIGGGRKLDEDVRKHAGYRAKDLMSAPVLTVGPDEDAARAARIMVDRKIKHLPVVDARGTLLGILSRRDLLHHLVQTLA; encoded by the coding sequence ATGGCAACCGTCGGCGAGCTGATGACCCGGGACGTGACGACCGTGCCGCCCGACGCGACGGTTCACGAAATGCTTCGCATCTGGGATCAGCGCCATTTCGGGGCGTTCCCGGTGGTCGCCGACGGCCGCCTGGTCGGCATCGTGACCGAGGGCGACCTGCTGTACAAGGAGAGCCCCATCCGTCCCCCGGTCGTGCTGGCGCTGCTCGACGCCCTCATCCCCATCGGCGGGGGCCGCAAGCTCGACGAGGACGTGCGCAAGCACGCCGGTTACCGGGCGAAGGATCTGATGTCCGCGCCCGTGCTCACCGTCGGCCCCGACGAGGACGCTGCCCGCGCCGCCCGGATCATGGTCGATCGCAAGATCAAGCACCTGCCGGTGGTGGACGCCCGGGGCACCCTGCTGGGCATCCTGTCGCGCCGCGATCTGTTGCACCACCTGGTGCAGACTTTGGCCTGA
- a CDS encoding NDP-sugar synthase, which translates to MIGLIIAGGEGTRLRPLTYHTPKPLVPLCGRPIIDYQIDLCRRHGLTDIVVNLHYLADDLERHLGDGRALGVRIRYSREQTPLGTAGAVKLAAPFFDGEPMVVFNGDVLTDLDLSALLVAHRASGARATLTVTPVADPTPFGLVLHGADGRIAGFLEKPSLEEARSRAQSFWINAGTYVLHPDLFDTVPADTPWSFERQVFPALLEADVPFFAFRSAAYWLDCGSPAAYIKAHRDLLSGAMARPASWRAWPAGAAEPLAFVEGDVALPEDLRIDSGPVWIGEGASLGSGVRLGEFAVVGPEAVLDDGARVQGAIVGRGAYIGPNAQILGGIIGAHSRIEADVRMNGGTLLADHSVIGRGTCLA; encoded by the coding sequence ATGATCGGCCTGATCATCGCGGGCGGCGAGGGCACGCGGCTCCGGCCCCTCACCTACCACACGCCCAAGCCTCTCGTGCCGCTGTGCGGCCGCCCGATCATCGACTACCAGATCGACCTGTGCCGGCGCCACGGCCTCACGGACATCGTGGTCAACCTCCACTACCTGGCCGACGATCTCGAGCGGCACCTCGGGGACGGGCGCGCGCTGGGCGTGCGCATCCGTTACTCCCGGGAGCAGACGCCGCTGGGGACCGCCGGCGCGGTGAAGCTCGCGGCGCCGTTCTTCGACGGCGAGCCGATGGTCGTCTTCAACGGCGACGTCCTCACGGATCTCGACCTGTCGGCCCTGCTCGTCGCGCACCGGGCGAGCGGCGCCCGGGCGACGCTCACGGTCACCCCGGTGGCCGATCCCACTCCCTTCGGCCTGGTCCTGCACGGCGCGGACGGGCGCATCGCGGGCTTCCTGGAGAAGCCCTCTCTCGAGGAAGCCCGGAGCCGCGCCCAGAGCTTCTGGATCAACGCCGGCACCTATGTGCTGCACCCCGACCTGTTCGACACCGTCCCCGCCGACACACCTTGGTCGTTCGAGCGGCAGGTCTTCCCGGCACTGCTGGAGGCCGACGTGCCCTTCTTCGCCTTCCGATCGGCGGCTTACTGGCTGGACTGCGGCTCCCCGGCGGCCTACATCAAGGCCCATCGCGATCTCTTGTCCGGTGCCATGGCGCGGCCGGCGAGTTGGCGGGCCTGGCCGGCCGGGGCGGCCGAGCCCCTGGCCTTCGTGGAAGGCGATGTCGCGCTGCCGGAGGACCTGCGCATCGACTCCGGCCCGGTCTGGATAGGCGAGGGCGCCTCGCTGGGCAGCGGCGTCCGCCTCGGCGAGTTCGCGGTCGTGGGGCCCGAGGCCGTGCTGGACGACGGGGCCCGCGTGCAAGGCGCCATCGTGGGGCGCGGCGCCTACATCGGCCCAAACGCGCAGATCCTCGGCGGCATCATCGGCGCCCACAGCCGCATCGAGGCCGACGTCCGCATGAACGGCGGGACGTTGCTCGCCGACCACAGCGTCATCGGGAGGGGGACTTGTCTGGCGTGA
- a CDS encoding DUF456 domain-containing protein, giving the protein MDHLLTLVALGVGLAAIVVAALGKKAGLVLAAADVVAVQLFPLLALLGPRVITGDDAAAAPSPGALAVSVVWPLAWTAVLVAVGFGFEPLLRRLGVGIYRLDRQVMLGAAIGMIVALFATAGMSMMVFGAFLGALAGGLFNGVYLKRAATDALGSLLGLFGADGIRLVCTLSIVGLVVRS; this is encoded by the coding sequence ATGGACCACCTCCTGACCCTCGTGGCGCTGGGCGTCGGCCTGGCAGCGATCGTCGTGGCGGCCCTGGGCAAGAAGGCCGGGCTCGTCCTGGCCGCCGCGGACGTCGTCGCGGTCCAGTTGTTTCCCCTCCTGGCGTTGCTCGGTCCGCGGGTCATCACCGGCGACGACGCGGCCGCCGCGCCGTCACCGGGCGCCCTGGCGGTGTCGGTCGTCTGGCCGCTGGCCTGGACCGCCGTGCTCGTGGCGGTGGGCTTCGGCTTCGAACCCCTGCTGCGGCGCCTGGGCGTCGGCATCTACCGGCTGGATCGCCAGGTCATGCTGGGGGCCGCCATCGGCATGATCGTGGCGCTCTTCGCCACGGCAGGCATGTCGATGATGGTCTTCGGCGCCTTCCTGGGGGCGCTGGCGGGGGGCCTCTTCAACGGCGTCTACCTCAAGCGGGCGGCCACCGACGCGCTGGGATCGCTCCTGGGCCTGTTCGGCGCCGACGGGATCCGCCTGGTGTGCACGCTCTCGATCGTCGGGCTGGTCGTCCGGAGCTGA